From Budorcas taxicolor isolate Tak-1 chromosome 19, Takin1.1, whole genome shotgun sequence, the proteins below share one genomic window:
- the RTN4RL1 gene encoding reticulon-4 receptor-like 1, protein MLRKGCCVELLLLLLAGELPLGGGCPRDCVCYPAPMTVSCQAHNFAAIPEGIPEDSERIFLQNNHITLLRQGHFSPAMVTLWIYSNNITFIDPNTFQGFVHLEELDLGDNRQLRTLAPETFQGLVKLHALYLYKCGLSALPAGVFGGLHSLQYLYLQDNHIEYLQDDIFVDLVNLSHLFLHGNKLWSLGQDTFRGLVNLDRLLLHENQLQWVHHKAFHDLRRLTTLFLFNNSLSELPGDCLAPLGALEFLRLNGNAWDCGCRARSLWEWLQRFRGSSSAVPCVSPERLHGQDLKLLRAEDFRNCTGPASPHQIKSHTLTTTDRATRKEHHPPPHGPARDKGHPHGHLPGSRSGSKKPGKNCTSHRNRNQVSKAGSGKQAPELQDYAPDYQHKFSFDFMPTSRPKRKGKCARRTPIRAPSGVQQASLGTSLRASLLAWMLGLVVTLR, encoded by the coding sequence ggtgTTGTgtggaactgctgctgctgctgctggccggGGAGCTGCCCCTGGGCGGCGGCTGCCCGCGGGACTGCGTGTGCTACCCCGCGCCCATGACAGTCAGCTGCCAGGCGCACAACTTCGCCGCCATCCCCGAGGGCATCCCGGAGGACAGTGAGCGCATCTTCCTGCAGAACAACCACATCACCCTCCTGCGGCAGGGCCACTTCAGCCCCGCCATGGTCACCCTGTGGATCTACTCCAACAACATCACCTTCATCGACCCCAACACCTTCCAGGGCTTCGTGCACCTGGAGGAGCTAGACCTCGGCGACAACCGGCAGCTGCGGACGCTGGCCCCCGAGACCTTCCAGGGCCTAGTGAAGCTCCACGCCCTCTACCTCTACAAGTGCGGGCTCAGCGCCCTGCCGGCCGGTGTCTTTGGCGGCCTGCACAGCCTGCAGTACCTCTACCTGCAGGACAACCACATCGAGTACCTCCAGGATGACATCTTTGTGGACCTGGTCAACCTCAGCCACCTGTTTCTCCACGGCAACAAGCTGTGGAGCCTGGGCCAGGACACCTTCCGGGGCCTGGTGAATCTGGACCGGCTGCTGCTGCATGAGAACCAGCTGCAGTGGGTCCATCACAAGGCTTTCCACGACCTCCGCAGGCTGACCACCCTTTTCCTCTTCAACAACAGTCTCTCTGAGCTGCCAGGTGACTGCCTGGCACCCCTGggggccctggagttcctccgcCTCAATGGGAACGCCTGGGACTGTGGCTGCCGGGCGCGCTCCCTGTGGGAATGGCTGCAGAGGTTCCGGGGCTCCAGCTCGGCCGTCCCCTGCGTGTCCCCCGAGCGTCTGCACGGCCAGGACCTGAAGCTGCTGAGGGCCGAGGACTTCCGGAACTGCACGGGGCCGGCGTCCCCGCACCAGATCAAGTCGCACACGCTCACCACCACCGACAGGGCCACCCGCAAAGAGCACCACCCGCCCCCCCACGGCCCTGCCAGGGACAAGGGCCACCCACACGGCCATCTGCCCGGCTCTCGGTCAGGCTCCAAGAAGCCGGGCAAGAACTGCACCAGCCATAGGAATCGCAACCAGGTCTCGAAGGCAGGCTCTGGGAAGCAGGCCCCCGAGCTGCAGGACTACGCCCCCGACTACCAGCACAAGTTCAGCTTTGACTTCATGCCCACATCACGACCCAAGAGGAAGGGCAAATGTGCCCGAAGGACCCCCATCCGTGCCCCCAGCGGGGTGCAGCAGGCCTCCTTGGGCACCTCCCTGAGGGCCTCACTCCTGGCCTGGATGCTGGGGCTGGTGGTCACTCTCCGCTGA